The DNA region CATGCATGGATACATGCACCCTGCATATGGCTATGCCATATATTCTTCTTATCCTGCCCCACTCCTTGGCTGAAGAGACACTGCACCCCACCAGACGCAAGAGATTTCTTAAGGGCATGCATCATATCCAACTCTTCTATCCAAACCTACCTTGATATATCAACTTAGCATGGGTTGATTAGACTAACAATATGTCACATTCAAGATGTTAACTTTTAGAACTATTTCGAGAACTTTATTGGATTATTCATGGACTTTTAGGTaacttttgtttgaaaaatctaaGAGGGGAAACTATAGATTTTATCAAAGGGCAAACTGTGATGATGTGACAGGCTTTAGAGTGAAAATATCCAAACGAAAGAATAACATAAGGTAAgtttctcaaaaagaaaattaaggacACCGAGATTTCGacaattttgttgtttgaatgAATTGCTAGCGAGTCCTTTGAGACTCACCTATCTAAATAGATCTCGGACAACCTACTTCTATTTGAGCAGGTGAGCTCAAAAGAGTTCTCTCATATTTGTTGTTCAAATCGTTAGTAATATAGACAACAAATTACTGAAAATTCAGATCACATTCATATTTAGCACTGAGTCGTTTCTTGTTCCTCTAATTTACTATGCATAGTGTATCATGCTTTCCCCCTCCTTCTAGATAGTCTTATCTTTGTCATGAAGCAACATACATGACTGAACAAGTTCTCAGATCTTTACCCTAAGTAGAAGTAATTAAAACgaaattttctctctttaattaaaatggatAGAAAATGTGACATTATCTCAAGCCTACAATAAAGTATGAAGTGGCTCGaggaattaaaataaactagggAACAAAtagtgacatatatatatatataactcaagAACTTTAGGATAAACCAAATCTTGTTCAATATCTTTTTTCAGTTCATCATATTTCCCTTGGAAATCTTTTAATATGATAAACGGGTCAGATTTATGCTCTTTTATATGACCCACATCAACTATGTCTTATCCTAATTACGTGGATGTGGGAGCTTCTGGCttgtctgatttttttttttaaaataaaaatattaacaaacacttaaaattacttttactttaaaatatcacatccaaacactttttttttttttttaaataataaaatattttaaaaagcatTATTAACAAACAGAGCCAGAAGACCCATCATCAAGATTTATACactattgttattatttttaattgggTTTTTGGTGTTAGAATAGAAAAAAGGTCATTTTCCAGGTACAGATTGCTTTGAATATTCATCCTGTTAAAGTGCAGGGCACGGGCCATCGTAATCATGAGGACACAGATTGGTGTAGTTTCTGACTCGACAAGGATGTTACCTTAATACATTAAAACTGTTGCTCAGAAGGAATATCCCATATGCAGCAGCAGTCTTAGACCATTTCAAATTCTTTTACCAAATAATTAGCCACTTAATTGACAGTCTCATAGAAAAGCAAGTTAACCCCATTTGCGGCTTGAGGTCACACGACCCGTTGGTATTAGGGCGTACGAATAACGTGTTTCAATTCTAACGAGTTTAGTTTTAACTGAAATTGaactaaaattgattttttttttcctctgttttcgAATCAAgtttaaaatataaacaacttAACAAAAGATGCCTAAATCTATGAAATCATGAAGAATTCATTGAACCACAAGCTTAATACATTATATCAAACCAAGAATTAAGATTTACACAAGTTGGTGCTTTGAAGATACTATAAACAACTCCCCTCCTTTTACTTTATCtatacacacaaacacaaaaggACTCACCCCTAAGCTAAAAGCCATCAATGCAAACCAAACAATTTGACACCATTTTCCATCTACCCCACAAGCATTTTCccccaaagttttttttttttttttttttcttcattaagccAGAAGATTACTGctggcttaattaattaattaaataaagagcGATCCCACCAACCTAATACTTTTGTACACATTCCTAACCACATCAATCTTTTGCCTTTCCTTTTGTTATTTCCACCATCTACCTTTCCATGTCAATGGGTGAAAAGGCCGCCTTTCCCATTTGAATAAAGCTTTTTGAATTGCCAAGCTTGCTGCTTTTTTGGGACTCAACATCATCAGGATTATCTTCTTCCCTTCTCAATGAAACATACGCAACCTTTTCGCCAAAACCTTTAtccaaaaccaagaagaagCAAACTGCAGAAATGGTGACTGCAATCAAGAGCCAGCTGAACAGAATGTTTACCAAAGACATAGCGCGATGAAGAGATTCGTCTCCAGAGCACCTGACCACTTTGTGACCCACTTCAAGGTGCATGAGGCAGCCTTTGGGAATCAATCCAGGCGTCCAAAGCATGAAACCCATCACCATAAACCAAAGACCCTGAAATAATATGCTGACAGATCTTACAAAGCTGACCAAGAAGCTCTTGGGGAGAGAAATTCCCATGAGAGTGGTGgctaaagaaacaaaaacaacaatttgCAGAAGCAAGTGGTATTGGCCTTCCGGGCCCTTGTGGTCAGCCGAGTGGaggtgaaaaagaagaagctgcTGAGCAAAGGCTATGGCGCCGAGCAATTGGGTCAACCCCTGTTTAGCTTTGGCGCCGATTTTGTCAAGAACAATGGCAAAAGCGGCGTAGACCAGGAAAGTCATTGAGATGGAGGAGTGTTCGAAGTTGTGGAGATGGTTGGAGGGGATGGTTCCATCCGGGTCAAGCGGTTGGTGCCGGTCCGGGCCGATGAAGAGCTCCATGGCTATGGAGGCACAGCAGCCTCCAATGATTAAAAAAAGCTCCAAGTATTTGGATCTTGAGGTGGGAAACCATGGGGGAGAGGTGTAGGAATTTGGGTGCTGAGCATAGAGCTTGATGTGGTTGAAGAGGTGCCATAATCCAATCATGAAGAAGCCAAAGCCTGGAGCAACATGCCCGATCAAAGTCCCCATTTTTTTGAGACAAAGTTCAAAGCTTCTTGCTTGGGTGTCTTGTCcttagagagagagggagagggagagagagagaaagaggaaattAAAGAAGGGTGGCTTAATTTCTggtttctgttttctgttttctgtcTCTCTGTTTTTCTGTTGTTGTTGGGAAAGAGGGGAAAGAAAGCACAAAAATTTATGAGAGGGAGTGGTGAAGAAGCATTGGGGGGGAAAGGGGAGGGGGGTTTTTAAGAGGGGGGATTGGTTGAAATTCCAAGGGGGTAAAAGGGTCTAGAGGCTTCTGAGTTCTGAGGTGGGCTTTAAAGTTTGAACTTTGCATTCTGACTTGGGGAATAAGATTAACGACGATTGACCAATAACTCCTAGGAATGAATGAGCTTAGCTAGCACCCTGTTTCTTGGCTTACAAGCAGGATCCTGTTTCTAGAACCCTAAAAGAAGACAACTTCGATTTCTCTAATCCAAATTATTGGTCAATTGACGGCATTGTCCCTTTTGTTTGGTTGATAAATGAtagattaatataatttttggtCACTCTAAATTTAAGTTTATTGTCCATCTTGTTcctataattttaaatgaaataatttaattaaatgggtcgagtAAGGGTTTTTCTATATAGTCTTTATATTCATGTCTCGACACGATCCGAACCCGATAAACAACATTTTTAGACTAGCAATTTTTGACACCACCCAGTGCACCCACAAACCTAATATGAACACAACATGAAATTAGCTGATTAGGATTGTTTTATAATTggcttatatagtcttatattcatgtCTCAATACGACTTGAACTCGACACGCGAACACAAATTCTCACACGAATACGAATTCCCATTTCTTATGTCACATGGGTACATGATATGTTTGCTATGTGTTTTGGggattaattttttggtttggttttaaaaagtgtttaaatataatataaaggtgaaaaataatttttatgtttagaTAAGTATTGTGTATTTTGgattgttttttaatatctttgacttaaaaacaggaaaaaaaaaatgaaggttaatcttataagaaaaataaaatgaaaagaattctgttttaaaaatattttggcaATGTtgatctctctctatctctcttatCGAGCGTTATTTCCATTTTAGGAGAATCATGTACTCATGATTGAAGGTGGTCCCTTCTCCTTTCCTTCACCCctagaggagaaaaagaaaaagaacagagTGAAATCAAATTGCAGCCATTTCTAGAGCTTCAATCCAAAACCAGAACTTGGAATTATATTGAATGGGACTTGGAAGGTCACTGCCACTAGGCTCTAGGGAGCTCTACCCCACCAAAGTGCCCATTTTGGGTGACAACTCGACAGACAGGGATCCTCTTATTATCCATGATGCTTCTTCTTTGAGTAGGGTTGTGAAAGGGGGCTCTCTCTTTGAATATAGGCTTTTATTAGAATAAGGTTTATCCGTCCGAACAAGTTATTATAGCAAGGGATATATATCTTCTCACAACCCTCTTCCATTTTTCATTCCCTTTGTCTTTGGATAAGAGATTGTATGGTATTCAAATTCGAACCCGAGAAcccaattttcttctttctttctttctttttagaaatttttcttaatttgttttaatcAAAACAACGTTGTTTTAATGTCACACGTAGCTTCGTGTCATCGAACATCATTTACTTACCggaattgaataaaaataagttGACAATAAATTATCTAAATTGGTATTATACGAATCAAATCGACAACATACCTAAATCTAACACCGAAATACATTTGTTTTCCTATTCTTAAgtcaaatacattaacaaacaactcaaaacacaaaaacggTTTTCACGTTACGtcacattattttctctaataaaaaaaaaacacacacacacacccaaaatacatttaaaaacataaaatattaaagattTGTAGGTTGCTCTGTTTTGTTTTAGTCAATGGGAGGGGGACCAGACAGGTGTTTCATGCAAAGTTGTATGGTCTGgtcaaaatatttgaatttaacCTCATCCCAATCCAAAAAGTTTCCTATTCAGGTGAAGATTGATGAATTCCAACCACAATTTTCTTCATCAATATTTGCTGCTACCACCTCTTTAGAATGGCGTTGAAAAAAGGCCAAGGTT from Corylus avellana chromosome ca10, CavTom2PMs-1.0 includes:
- the LOC132164297 gene encoding uncharacterized protein LOC132164297 — encoded protein: MGTLIGHVAPGFGFFMIGLWHLFNHIKLYAQHPNSYTSPPWFPTSRSKYLELFLIIGGCCASIAMELFIGPDRHQPLDPDGTIPSNHLHNFEHSSISMTFLVYAAFAIVLDKIGAKAKQGLTQLLGAIAFAQQLLLFHLHSADHKGPEGQYHLLLQIVVFVSLATTLMGISLPKSFLVSFVRSVSILFQGLWFMVMGFMLWTPGLIPKGCLMHLEVGHKVVRCSGDESLHRAMSLVNILFSWLLIAVTISAVCFFLVLDKGFGEKVAYVSLRREEDNPDDVESQKSSKLGNSKSFIQMGKAAFSPIDMER